A single window of Ovis aries strain OAR_USU_Benz2616 breed Rambouillet chromosome 24, ARS-UI_Ramb_v3.0, whole genome shotgun sequence DNA harbors:
- the TMEM114 gene encoding transmembrane protein 114 isoform X2 translates to MRVHLGALAGAAALTGALSFVLLAAAIGTDFWYIIDTERLERGGPGARGPAGAANRSQLEPLSSHSGLWRTCRVQSPCAPLMNPFWQENVTVSDSSRQLLTRGILFPRPGIKLRLLHWKRRGLSHWTTGEVPMLEWTEGYHPPEKCDHVLTDPSTPEWDLIWKKTSLSI, encoded by the exons ATGCGGGTGCACCTGGGCGCGCTGGCCGGCGCGGCGGCGCTGACCGGCGCGCTCAGCTTCGTGCTTCTGGCGGCGGCCATCGGCACCGACTTCTGGTACATCATCGACACCGAGCGCCTGGAGCGGGGCGGCCCGGGGGCGCGGGGCCCGGCGGGGGCCGCCAACCGCAGCCAGCTCGAGCCTCTGAGCTCGCACTCCGGCCTCTGGCGGACCTGCCGGG TCCAGAGCCCGTGTGCGCCGCTGATGAACCCCTTCTGGCAGGAGAACGTGACCGTCAGCGACTCGAGCCGACAACTTCTCA cacgtggaatcttatttcctagaccagggatcaaactcaggctcctgcattggaagcgcaggggtcttagccactggaccaccggggaagtcccaatGCTGGAGTGGACTGAAGGGTATCACCCTCCAGAAAAATGTGACCATGTCCTCACAGATCCTAGTACCCCGGAATGGGAcctcatttggaaaaaaacatCTTTGTCGATATAG
- the TMEM114 gene encoding transmembrane protein 114 isoform X1, which translates to MRVHLGALAGAAALTGALSFVLLAAAIGTDFWYIIDTERLERGGPGARGPAGAANRSQLEPLSSHSGLWRTCRVQSPCAPLMNPFWQENVTVSDSSRQLLTMHGTFVILLPLSLILMVFGGMTGFLSFLLRASCLLLLTGTLFLFGALVTLAGISVYIAYSAAAFQEALCLLQEKTLLDQVDIRFGWSLALGWVSCVAELLTGATFLAAARVLSLRQRQDQAI; encoded by the exons ATGCGGGTGCACCTGGGCGCGCTGGCCGGCGCGGCGGCGCTGACCGGCGCGCTCAGCTTCGTGCTTCTGGCGGCGGCCATCGGCACCGACTTCTGGTACATCATCGACACCGAGCGCCTGGAGCGGGGCGGCCCGGGGGCGCGGGGCCCGGCGGGGGCCGCCAACCGCAGCCAGCTCGAGCCTCTGAGCTCGCACTCCGGCCTCTGGCGGACCTGCCGGG TCCAGAGCCCGTGTGCGCCGCTGATGAACCCCTTCTGGCAGGAGAACGTGACCGTCAGCGACTCGAGCCGACAACTTCTCA CCATGCATGGGACGTTCGTGATTCTGCTGCCGCTCAGCCTGATCCTCATGGTTTTCGGGGGCATGACGGGCTTTCTGAGCTTCCTCCTGCgagcctcctgcctcctcctgctcACGGGGACCCTCTTCCTCTTTGGAG CCCTGGTGACCCTCGCCGGCATCAGCGTCTACATCGCTTACTCGGCCGCCGCCTTCCAGGaggctctgtgtctcctgcaggagAAGACGCTGCTGGACCAGGTGGACATCCGCTTTGGCTGGTCCCTGGCCCTGGGCTGGGTCAGCTGCGTCGCCGAGCTGCTCACCGGGGCCACCTTCCTGGCGGCGGCCCGCGTGCTCAGCCTGAGACAGCGGCAGGACCAGGCCATCTGA